AAGGCAAAGGCCTCAATTACCTGCTCCGGAAAAAATGGGGAGAACCGCCGGTATTACTAAGCCAGGCCAAACCCGACTATACCGGCAAAGTGCTGGAAGGCTACCTGGTGGATAACGGCTACTTCCAGGCAGAAGTATCTTCTGCCGTAAAAAACTCCGGTAAAAAGAAAGCCTCTATCCGTTACGAAGCCGTTCCCAATCACCGCTATACCATCAAAAGCGTAACCTACCTGACAGACAGCAGCGCGATAGGAAAAACTGTCACCCAAACTTATGATGAAAGCTCACTGATAGTAGGCAAACCTTATTCCCTCGATTCTATCAGGGCCGAACGGGAACGTATACACGCCGCATTAAAAGAGCAGGGATATTACTACTTTACGCCGGATTATCTGCTGGTGCAGGCAGATACCACCAACAATGGCACTGTGGACCTTTTCGTGAAGATAAAAGACAATACGCCGCTGGTGGCGCTTCGCCCTTACCGGATGCACGATATCAGCCTCTTCCCGGACTATTCGCTGGATAACGAGGCCCAGTCCACCCAGGGCGTACCGGTATACTACAGGGGCATGTACATCGTCGATTCTTCCAAACGTTTTAAGCCCATCGTATTTGAACGGTCCGTGTTTCTGCGACCTGACAGCCTTTACCGCTTAAGCTCCCACAATATCACGCTGCAACGCCTGATCAACCTGGGCGTATTCAAATTCGTGAAAGGTACTTTCCGGCCGGTGAGAGATACCTCCCGGCACAATATCACCGGTGGCAGTCCCAATGCGCCTGCACCGGTAAGGGATACCGCTGCCCCGCGTTTTGTACAGCGTACCGCCGTTGCTGACAGCGCCTATCGTCGCGATACCGCGCTGGCAAATACCTACCGCGCCATGGTGAATAACAAAGTGTCCCTCGACAGCGGATGGCTCGATGCCAAATTTTACCTGACACCTTACAAACGGCGCTCGCTGCAGACAGAATTACGGGGCACCTCCAAGTCCAACGGGTTTATCGGCTCGGAAGCCCGTATCACCGCCAAAAACCGTAACTGGCTGCATTCCGCGACAGCACTGGAAATAGGCCTTCATGGCGGTATGGAATGGCAGACCGGCAATAATTCCGCCGGCGGCGGCAACTCCTACAGCGCCGGCGCTGAAGTAGCGGTAACATTCCCCCGCTTCCTCACGCCTTTCCGCCTCAATATCCGTACACCATATGTGCCACGCACCCGTATGAGCGCCAGCTACGAGCTGTACAGCCGGTCAAGCCTGTATAACCTAAACGCATATACGCTACAGTTACAATACCTCTGGCAGAAGACGGCTTACCTGAACCACGCTTTCGCACCGATAGCGGTCACGTACGTATTGCCGACCAAAACCACGGCGGCATATGACAGCATCCTCAAAAATGATCCCAGTCAGCGGGCTTCTATCGAAAAACAATTTATTCTGGGAGGCAACTATACCATCACATTCAATAACCAGACGGCCAACCGCATCCATAGCTTCTACCTCAGCGGCAACGTTGACGTGTCCGGGAACATAGCAGGCCTGATTGTTCCAAAGAGTGATTCCGGAACCAAAAACATTCTGAAAAATCCATTCGCCCAATACGAACGTTTTACCCTGGAAGGCCGCCACTACTGGCAGATAGGCAGAGGGAAACAGTGGGTGAACCGGCTCTTTATCGGCTATGGTTTGCCATATGGCAACTCTCAGACGCTGCCCTTCGTCAAACAGTTTTTTACCGGTGGTAGCAGCAGCATCCGCGCATTCAGGGCTCGTACCCTCGGTCCGGGATCATACTACAATAAAGCACAGGACACAGCCGCCTTGTTGGCCAATGAAGCCGGTGATATCAAACTGGAACTTAACTCGGAAGTGCGTATACACATTGCCAGCGTGTTCAACTTCGCCGCATTTATCGATGCTGGTAATGTCTGGCTGCAGAAACAGGTGCCGGACAAACCTGGCAGCCAGTTCAAACTGGATTCCTTCTACCGGCAGATAGCAGTAGGCGGCGGTATCGGCCTGCGAATAGACGCCTCTATCGTAGTGGTGCGGTTCGATCTGGCAACACCGTTCCGCATACCTTATCTTCCGCCTAAAGAACGATGGGTGTTCGACAAAATTAATTTCGGAGATCC
The Chitinophaga varians genome window above contains:
- a CDS encoding BamA/TamA family outer membrane protein — its product is MQKGNSYIICCIILCLGFLAISSCSTTRTVPEGDRLYTGSTVAWKGKQPKDYGSLSEGLKKRIRPNTNRKFLGMPIKLWLYNMGHEPKGKGLNYLLRKKWGEPPVLLSQAKPDYTGKVLEGYLVDNGYFQAEVSSAVKNSGKKKASIRYEAVPNHRYTIKSVTYLTDSSAIGKTVTQTYDESSLIVGKPYSLDSIRAERERIHAALKEQGYYYFTPDYLLVQADTTNNGTVDLFVKIKDNTPLVALRPYRMHDISLFPDYSLDNEAQSTQGVPVYYRGMYIVDSSKRFKPIVFERSVFLRPDSLYRLSSHNITLQRLINLGVFKFVKGTFRPVRDTSRHNITGGSPNAPAPVRDTAAPRFVQRTAVADSAYRRDTALANTYRAMVNNKVSLDSGWLDAKFYLTPYKRRSLQTELRGTSKSNGFIGSEARITAKNRNWLHSATALEIGLHGGMEWQTGNNSAGGGNSYSAGAEVAVTFPRFLTPFRLNIRTPYVPRTRMSASYELYSRSSLYNLNAYTLQLQYLWQKTAYLNHAFAPIAVTYVLPTKTTAAYDSILKNDPSQRASIEKQFILGGNYTITFNNQTANRIHSFYLSGNVDVSGNIAGLIVPKSDSGTKNILKNPFAQYERFTLEGRHYWQIGRGKQWVNRLFIGYGLPYGNSQTLPFVKQFFTGGSSSIRAFRARTLGPGSYYNKAQDTAALLANEAGDIKLELNSEVRIHIASVFNFAAFIDAGNVWLQKQVPDKPGSQFKLDSFYRQIAVGGGIGLRIDASIVVVRFDLATPFRIPYLPPKERWVFDKINFGDPDWRKKNLILNIAIGYPF